In Porphyromonas cangingivalis, a genomic segment contains:
- a CDS encoding MutS-related protein, producing MLLKDAIKEITGLRYMVDELNILTSAGRRTLLAQKMMTEEADIEEALDHLGRLSACYADGANEQLFSLLSTRMMQLHDIANTIRHLSNRNVLTDIELFEIKSFSLLAQDIMQMISPLGLTYLRIPDLTVVIDLLDPEQKRIPHFYIYDRYSIVLAELRRRISLMINNNADEVEIEDVRHQAQREEDKVRKHLSAKLVEHADDLMLALDTLAYLDILIARADQGLGMGLVRPEIGTGETEYKGLFLPQLKDSLAQQGKTFQPVDIRLSQSPTLIMGANMAGKSVLLRSVALAQALFQFGCFVPASRAKIVPVEKISLSIGDAEDTSRGLSSYAAEMLRVNDIIQAALHGTRQLVLVDELARTTNPQEGSAIVCSVLDFLAEHKVAALVTSHYAVDTPCRKLRVKGFCEQKDPNHQISIENINNFIDYSLEEAQDGEVPHEAIRIAEIIGIAPQLLSRIHQYIDKENPQTL from the coding sequence ATGTTACTAAAGGATGCAATAAAGGAGATAACAGGGCTACGCTACATGGTCGATGAGCTGAACATACTCACATCGGCCGGCAGGCGTACACTCTTGGCACAGAAGATGATGACCGAAGAGGCAGATATCGAGGAGGCACTTGACCACCTTGGGCGGCTTTCGGCATGCTATGCCGATGGTGCAAACGAACAGCTCTTCTCCCTCCTTTCGACCCGCATGATGCAGTTGCACGACATCGCAAACACAATCAGGCATCTGAGCAATCGCAACGTCCTGACCGACATCGAACTCTTCGAGATCAAGTCCTTTTCGCTACTTGCGCAGGACATCATGCAGATGATCTCACCTCTGGGACTGACTTATCTCAGGATACCTGACCTCACGGTTGTGATAGACCTCCTCGACCCCGAGCAAAAGAGGATCCCCCACTTCTACATCTACGACAGATACTCCATTGTCCTGGCAGAGCTCAGACGTAGGATCTCCCTCATGATCAATAACAATGCTGATGAGGTCGAGATTGAAGATGTCCGTCATCAAGCGCAGCGAGAAGAAGACAAGGTGCGCAAGCACCTCTCTGCCAAGCTTGTCGAACATGCAGACGACCTTATGCTGGCTCTTGACACCTTGGCATACCTTGATATCCTTATCGCAAGAGCCGATCAAGGACTTGGGATGGGACTCGTGCGTCCGGAGATAGGGACAGGGGAGACAGAGTACAAGGGGCTTTTCCTTCCCCAACTCAAGGATTCGCTTGCTCAGCAAGGCAAGACTTTCCAACCTGTGGATATCCGGCTCTCACAGTCACCAACACTCATCATGGGCGCAAATATGGCAGGGAAGAGTGTCCTGCTTCGTTCGGTCGCCCTTGCACAAGCATTATTCCAGTTCGGCTGCTTCGTCCCTGCAAGCCGAGCGAAGATAGTCCCGGTCGAGAAGATATCTCTGTCCATAGGAGATGCAGAAGATACTTCGAGAGGACTTTCATCCTATGCGGCAGAGATGCTTCGTGTCAACGACATCATCCAAGCCGCTCTTCATGGGACACGCCAGTTGGTACTCGTCGATGAGCTGGCACGTACGACCAATCCCCAAGAGGGAAGCGCCATCGTCTGTAGTGTCTTGGACTTCCTTGCCGAGCACAAGGTCGCGGCTCTCGTGACCTCTCACTATGCCGTGGACACCCCTTGTCGGAAGTTGAGAGTGAAGGGTTTTTGCGAGCAAAAAGACCCAAACCACCAGATCAGCATCGAGAATATCAACAACTTCATAGACTATTCTTTGGAAGAAGCACAGGACGGCGAAGTACCGCATGAGGCGATCCGCATTGCCGAGATCATCGGCATAGCACCTCAGTTGCTCTCTCGCATCCACCAATACATTGACAAAGAAAACCCTCAAACATTATAA